A genomic window from Aquitalea aquatilis includes:
- the cysK gene encoding cysteine synthase A has translation MRIANTVTDLIGNTPLVKLNRVTDGCVATVVAKLEFFNPAHSVKDRIAVAMIDAAEQAGKIGPQTTIVEPTSGNTGIGLAMVCAARGYKLVITMPETMSRERRQLLKAYGAELILTPGPDGMGGAIAKARQLVEENPDSWFMPQQFENAANPEVHRNTTAEEIWRDTDGQVDIFVAGVGTGGTITGVGEVLKARKPGVQIVAVEPDASPVLSGGPKGPHPIQGIGAGFVPPILNTEVYDEIIRVKNDDAFTTARAVATQEGVLVGISSGAAVWSAIQLAKRPENAGKLIVVVIPSFGERYLSTPLFEHLA, from the coding sequence ATGCGTATCGCCAATACCGTAACCGACCTGATCGGCAATACCCCTCTGGTCAAACTGAACCGTGTTACCGATGGCTGCGTCGCCACCGTGGTAGCCAAGCTGGAGTTTTTCAATCCGGCACACAGCGTCAAGGACCGTATCGCGGTGGCCATGATCGATGCTGCCGAGCAGGCTGGCAAGATAGGGCCGCAGACCACCATCGTCGAACCGACTTCCGGCAATACCGGCATTGGCCTGGCCATGGTCTGCGCAGCTCGTGGCTACAAGCTGGTGATCACCATGCCGGAAACCATGAGCCGTGAACGCCGCCAACTGCTGAAAGCCTACGGTGCCGAGCTGATCCTGACCCCGGGGCCGGATGGCATGGGTGGTGCCATCGCCAAGGCACGTCAGCTGGTCGAAGAAAACCCGGACAGCTGGTTTATGCCGCAGCAGTTCGAAAACGCAGCCAACCCGGAAGTTCACCGCAACACCACGGCGGAAGAAATCTGGCGCGATACGGATGGCCAGGTCGATATCTTTGTGGCCGGTGTCGGTACTGGTGGCACCATTACTGGTGTCGGTGAAGTATTGAAAGCCCGCAAGCCCGGTGTTCAGATTGTCGCTGTGGAGCCGGATGCTTCGCCGGTGCTGTCCGGTGGGCCAAAGGGTCCGCACCCCATCCAGGGTATTGGTGCCGGTTTTGTCCCCCCCATCCTGAATACCGAGGTCTACGACGAAATCATTCGCGTGAAGAATGATGATGCCTTTACCACGGCTCGGGCCGTGGCGACCCAGGAAGGGGTGCTGGTTGGTATCTCGTCCGGGGCAGCCGTCTGGTCGGCCATTCAGCTGGCCAAGCGTCCGGAAAACGCCGGCAAGCTGATCGTGGTGGTCATTCCTTCTTTTGGCGAACGTTACTTGTCGACACCGCTGTTCGAACATCTGGCCTGA
- a CDS encoding histone deacetylase family protein gives MLTIYSDKHRLQHGKAELIDGTLKPCFENPSRADMVLQEVRSRGLGPVIEPLAHGLEPVLRVHDAGYVEFLQTAWQRWSAMGRDYDALPKMWQIRRLRAAIPQHVEGQLCYYSMDCGTPLTAGTWPAITAAADVALTAIDQLAAGQRGVFALTRPPGHHAARDYCGGYCFFNNAAIAAQSLLDRGAKRVAILDVDYHHGNGTQDIFYQRDDVLFLSIHGDPATEYPFFLGFADEHGEGAGLGYNYNFPLPAASSVALWFAALDTALGEIRRYAPDALVVSLGVDTFEGDPISRFSLASADFLRLGEQIGGLGLPTAFCMEGGYAVEPIGLNAVNVLDGFSMRQ, from the coding sequence ATGCTGACCATCTATAGCGACAAACACCGTTTGCAGCACGGCAAGGCCGAGCTGATCGATGGCACCCTCAAGCCTTGTTTCGAAAATCCCTCACGTGCCGACATGGTGTTGCAGGAAGTCAGGTCACGTGGCCTGGGCCCGGTAATCGAGCCGCTGGCACATGGGCTGGAGCCGGTGCTGCGGGTGCACGATGCCGGCTATGTCGAATTTCTGCAAACGGCCTGGCAACGCTGGTCCGCCATGGGGCGTGACTACGACGCCTTGCCCAAGATGTGGCAGATCCGCCGTCTGCGCGCAGCCATCCCCCAGCATGTGGAAGGCCAGCTTTGTTATTACTCGATGGACTGTGGTACCCCGCTGACTGCCGGCACCTGGCCGGCCATCACTGCTGCGGCTGATGTGGCACTGACTGCCATCGATCAGCTGGCAGCTGGCCAGCGTGGGGTGTTCGCCCTCACCCGGCCGCCGGGTCATCATGCGGCTCGCGATTATTGCGGTGGCTATTGCTTCTTCAATAATGCTGCCATTGCGGCACAAAGCCTGCTGGACCGGGGTGCGAAGCGGGTGGCCATCCTGGATGTCGACTATCACCACGGCAATGGCACGCAGGATATTTTCTATCAGCGGGATGATGTGTTGTTCCTGTCGATTCATGGCGACCCGGCTACCGAATACCCCTTCTTTCTCGGCTTTGCCGACGAACATGGTGAAGGTGCCGGTCTGGGTTACAACTACAACTTTCCGTTGCCGGCGGCTTCCAGCGTGGCTTTGTGGTTTGCCGCGCTGGACACCGCGCTGGGTGAAATCCGCCGCTATGCGCCGGATGCACTGGTGGTGTCGCTGGGGGTGGATACCTTCGAGGGCGATCCCATCTCGCGCTTCTCCTTGGCCAGTGCAGACTTTCTGCGACTGGGCGAGCAGATTGGTGGGCTGGGTCTGCCCACTGCATTCTGCATGGAGGGTGGGTATGCGGTGGAGCCTATCGGGCTGAATGCGGTCAATGTGCTGGATGGGTTTTCAATGCGGCAATAG
- a CDS encoding ion transporter: MPTQEELIPLSGWRRKLYIIIFEADTRTGRLFDLALIVCIVLSLLTVILESVASIRQQWGTQLKVLDWLFTILFTVEYLLRLACIHKPLRYARSFFGVVDLLSILPLYLGLFIPESRFLADIRVLRLLRMFRILKLTRYMGEARELKRAMLASRRKIIVFLGTVVLLVIILGTLMYVIEGEANGFTSIPVGIYWAIVTLTTVGFGDITPKTALGQGLASLVMITGYGIIAVPTGIVTAEIARGASATPADDQSATRLCPHCFSEGHDWDARFCKHCGGTLPRPAKGEVS; encoded by the coding sequence ATGCCGACCCAGGAAGAGCTGATTCCCTTGAGCGGCTGGCGCCGCAAGCTGTACATCATCATATTCGAGGCGGACACACGCACTGGCCGGCTGTTCGATCTCGCACTGATTGTCTGCATCGTGCTGTCGCTACTCACCGTGATTCTGGAGAGCGTGGCCAGTATTCGCCAGCAATGGGGCACTCAGCTAAAAGTATTGGACTGGCTGTTCACCATCCTTTTCACAGTCGAATACCTGCTGCGCCTGGCCTGCATCCACAAACCCTTGCGTTACGCCCGCAGCTTTTTCGGCGTGGTCGACCTCCTGTCCATCCTGCCGCTCTACCTTGGCCTGTTCATCCCGGAAAGCCGTTTCCTCGCCGATATCCGCGTGCTGCGACTGCTACGGATGTTCCGTATCCTCAAGCTCACCCGCTATATGGGCGAGGCACGTGAACTGAAACGAGCCATGCTGGCGAGCCGCCGCAAGATCATCGTTTTTCTCGGCACAGTGGTGCTGCTGGTGATCATTCTGGGGACGCTGATGTATGTCATCGAAGGCGAGGCCAATGGCTTTACCAGCATTCCGGTTGGCATCTATTGGGCCATTGTCACCCTCACCACGGTCGGCTTTGGCGACATCACCCCCAAAACCGCGCTCGGCCAGGGCTTGGCCAGCCTGGTGATGATTACCGGCTATGGCATCATCGCCGTGCCCACCGGCATCGTGACGGCAGAAATAGCCCGTGGCGCCTCCGCAACGCCAGCTGATGATCAGTCGGCTACCCGCCTCTGCCCCCACTGTTTCAGTGAAGGTCATGATTGGGATGCGCGCTTTTGCAAGCATTGCGGTGGCACGCTGCCCAGGCCAGCCAAGGGCGAGGTCAGCTAG
- a CDS encoding glycerate kinase encodes MRWLLAPDSYKGSLDAAAVAEAMQRGIERADPQAECMRRPMADGGEGTLDALHAAVGGQWLQFPVCNATGETIMAPCLLLPDGTAVLEVARIIGLPEAGDSPVAQRSSRGVGQMLAALLQSGQRRIAVALGGSSTNDGGAGCLAALGLQLLNAQGQQLVGALQDLPQLFTLDADGLLDAFAGVELEIWSDVDNPLSGPRGATAVFGPQKGVAAVDIARIDGEITHFAQLLDARLQQDTRHLPGSGAAGGLGYAMLLLGGRMQSGAQAVARHLRLEAALQTVDWVLTGEGRSDSQTLAGKAPACVAALARAAGVPVSLLSGAVIVDEEGALAASFDGCFSLCNRPMPLDSAMQEAPQRLAQLAEQLARTILAAQGSRLP; translated from the coding sequence ATGCGTTGGCTACTTGCACCGGATTCCTATAAAGGCTCGCTGGATGCTGCTGCGGTGGCAGAGGCGATGCAGCGTGGCATTGAACGTGCCGACCCGCAGGCGGAATGTATGCGGCGGCCGATGGCTGATGGCGGCGAGGGGACGCTGGATGCCTTGCATGCCGCTGTTGGCGGCCAGTGGCTGCAGTTTCCTGTTTGCAATGCCACGGGTGAAACCATCATGGCGCCTTGCCTGCTGTTGCCAGATGGAACCGCCGTATTGGAGGTGGCGCGCATCATCGGTTTGCCTGAAGCCGGGGACAGCCCGGTGGCACAGCGCAGCAGCCGTGGTGTTGGTCAGATGCTGGCTGCCTTGTTGCAGTCGGGGCAGCGGCGTATCGCGGTGGCCTTGGGTGGTTCCAGTACCAATGATGGCGGGGCTGGCTGTCTGGCCGCCCTCGGTCTGCAGTTGCTGAATGCTCAGGGGCAGCAATTGGTCGGCGCGCTACAGGATTTGCCGCAGCTGTTTACGCTTGATGCCGATGGCTTGCTGGACGCCTTTGCCGGTGTCGAGCTGGAAATCTGGTCTGACGTGGATAATCCGCTGAGTGGCCCACGCGGTGCAACGGCGGTATTTGGTCCACAAAAGGGGGTGGCTGCGGTGGATATCGCCCGTATCGATGGTGAGATCACCCACTTTGCACAACTGCTGGATGCCCGTTTGCAGCAAGATACCCGGCACTTGCCCGGTAGTGGTGCTGCCGGTGGACTGGGCTATGCCATGCTGTTGCTGGGCGGGCGCATGCAATCGGGAGCCCAGGCCGTGGCGCGCCACCTCCGCCTGGAAGCAGCACTGCAGACGGTTGACTGGGTGCTGACCGGGGAAGGACGCAGCGACAGTCAAACGCTGGCGGGCAAGGCACCAGCCTGCGTGGCTGCGCTGGCGCGTGCGGCTGGTGTGCCAGTCAGCTTGTTGTCCGGTGCGGTCATCGTGGATGAGGAGGGCGCCTTGGCGGCCAGTTTTGATGGTTGCTTTTCCCTCTGTAACCGGCCAATGCCGCTGGATAGCGCGATGCAGGAAGCCCCGCAACGCCTTGCCCAGTTGGCCGAGCAACTGGCGCGCACCATTCTGGCGGCCCAGGGTAGTCGTCTGCCTTGA
- a CDS encoding aromatic amino acid transaminase gives MFEHVEAYPGDPILTLVETFHADTRSQKVNLGIGLYYDEEGRIPLLNSVQQAEAARAAAPSPRPYLPMEGAANYRSAVQKLLFGAVHPAVQQQRIATIQTIGGSGALKVGADFIKRYFPQSEAWISNPSWDNHRAIFEGAGIQVHDYPYYDAHSGGLLFDEMLATLKQLPARSVVLLHPCCHNPTGVDLSTAQWDALIPVLKDGNLLPFLDIAYQGFGQGLDEDAYAIRALANAGISFFVSNSFSKNLSFYGERCGGLSIICQSKEEAERVLGQMKATVRRNYSSPPTHGGQITAAVMNDPALFAQWETEVTQMRVRIKAMRQQLFAVLSARLPGRDFSYFTSQQGMFSYTGLSPAQVDRLRDEFAVYLVRSGRMCVAGLNSRNVDYVAQAMASVLED, from the coding sequence ATGTTCGAACATGTCGAAGCCTACCCCGGCGACCCCATCCTGACCCTGGTGGAAACCTTCCATGCCGACACCCGTAGCCAGAAAGTAAACCTGGGCATCGGCCTGTACTATGACGAAGAAGGTCGCATCCCGCTGCTAAATTCCGTGCAGCAAGCGGAAGCCGCACGCGCAGCCGCGCCCTCGCCACGCCCCTACCTGCCGATGGAAGGCGCAGCCAACTATCGCAGCGCCGTACAAAAGCTGTTGTTTGGTGCAGTACACCCTGCCGTGCAGCAACAGCGCATTGCCACCATCCAGACCATAGGCGGCTCTGGTGCGCTGAAAGTGGGGGCGGACTTCATCAAGCGCTATTTCCCGCAGAGCGAAGCCTGGATCAGCAATCCCAGCTGGGATAACCACCGCGCCATCTTTGAAGGCGCCGGCATCCAGGTACATGACTACCCTTACTATGATGCCCACAGCGGTGGCCTCCTGTTCGATGAGATGCTGGCCACCCTCAAGCAATTGCCGGCGCGCAGCGTGGTTCTGCTACACCCCTGCTGCCACAACCCGACCGGTGTCGACCTGAGCACTGCACAGTGGGATGCACTGATTCCCGTGTTGAAGGACGGCAATCTGCTGCCTTTCCTCGATATCGCCTATCAGGGCTTTGGCCAGGGGCTGGATGAAGATGCGTACGCCATCCGTGCACTGGCCAATGCCGGAATCAGTTTCTTTGTCAGCAATTCCTTTTCCAAGAATCTTTCCTTCTATGGTGAACGCTGTGGTGGCCTGTCCATCATCTGCCAAAGCAAGGAAGAAGCGGAGCGCGTACTGGGGCAGATGAAAGCCACCGTGCGTCGCAACTACTCCAGCCCACCCACCCACGGTGGCCAGATTACCGCCGCCGTCATGAACGATCCGGCACTATTTGCCCAATGGGAAACCGAAGTGACGCAGATGCGAGTCCGCATCAAGGCCATGCGCCAGCAATTGTTTGCCGTGCTCAGCGCCCGCTTGCCTGGCCGCGACTTCAGCTACTTCACCTCCCAGCAAGGCATGTTCAGCTATACCGGACTCAGCCCGGCGCAGGTGGATCGCCTGCGTGATGAATTTGCCGTCTATCTGGTGCGCTCCGGTCGCATGTGCGTAGCTGGCCTGAACAGCCGCAACGTGGACTATGTCGCACAAGCCATGGCCAGCGTGCTGGAAGACTGA
- the dcd gene encoding dCTP deaminase, whose translation MSIKSDKWIRRMAQDHNMIEPFEYNQIKNLNGEKVISFGTSSYGYDIRCADEFKVFTNINSTIVDPKNFDPDSFVEVSGKGYCIIPPNSFALARTVEYFRIPRSVLTVCLGKSTYARCGIIVNVTPFEPEWEGYVTLEFSNTTPLPAKIYANEGVAQVLFFESDEVCDVSYADRAGKYMGQVGVTLPRP comes from the coding sequence GAGCCGTTTGAATACAACCAGATCAAGAATCTCAACGGCGAAAAGGTGATCTCCTTCGGCACATCCAGCTATGGCTACGATATCCGCTGTGCCGATGAATTCAAGGTATTCACCAATATCAACAGCACCATTGTCGACCCGAAAAATTTCGACCCTGACTCCTTTGTCGAAGTCTCTGGCAAGGGCTACTGCATCATCCCGCCCAACAGCTTCGCCCTGGCACGCACGGTGGAATATTTCCGCATCCCGCGTTCGGTACTGACCGTGTGTCTGGGTAAATCGACCTATGCGCGCTGCGGCATCATCGTCAATGTCACCCCCTTCGAACCAGAATGGGAAGGCTATGTCACGCTGGAGTTCTCCAATACCACCCCGCTGCCAGCCAAGATCTACGCCAACGAAGGCGTGGCACAGGTGCTGTTCTTCGAATCCGATGAAGTGTGCGATGTGTCTTATGCTGATCGCGCTGGCAAATACATGGGCCAGGTTGGCGTCACGCTGCCCCGCCCCTGA
- a CDS encoding ProQ/FINO family protein — protein sequence MKPNTETALGAALKSAVQSLSKKKQTEMIAEHVYSKFEVFRQFRPLALGIHESLIAALPQFEPTLISRVVANHCRKPRYVKSLARGGKRFDLAGKPTGEVTAEEKKAAQLMSAPKAAVEASAVPEASAAPLTPEGQSAE from the coding sequence ATGAAGCCAAATACCGAAACGGCACTGGGTGCTGCTCTCAAGTCCGCAGTGCAGAGTCTGTCGAAGAAAAAACAGACTGAAATGATTGCGGAACATGTTTACAGCAAGTTCGAAGTGTTTCGTCAGTTCCGTCCGCTGGCTCTGGGCATCCATGAGAGCCTGATTGCTGCCCTGCCGCAATTTGAGCCCACGCTGATTTCCCGTGTGGTGGCCAATCACTGCCGCAAGCCGCGCTATGTCAAATCCCTGGCGCGCGGCGGCAAGCGCTTCGACCTGGCGGGCAAGCCCACCGGTGAAGTGACTGCTGAAGAGAAAAAGGCTGCCCAACTGATGTCGGCACCCAAAGCAGCAGTCGAAGCCAGCGCTGTGCCAGAAGCCAGTGCAGCTCCGCTTACGCCGGAAGGCCAGTCTGCAGAATAA
- a CDS encoding YchJ family protein — MSKKKHSSACPCGLTAPFADCCGRYIDGAQLAPTAESLMRSRYAAYTMNNGDYLLASWHSSTRPAELDLSREERFVKWLALDVLSTQAGSATDDAGVVEFVARYKVNGRAQRLHEVSRFRKEDGRWFYVDGDAEEG, encoded by the coding sequence ATGAGCAAGAAGAAACATTCCAGTGCTTGCCCCTGTGGCCTGACTGCCCCCTTTGCCGACTGTTGTGGCCGCTACATTGATGGCGCACAGCTGGCCCCGACGGCCGAGAGCCTGATGCGCTCCCGCTATGCGGCCTACACCATGAATAATGGTGACTATCTGCTGGCTAGCTGGCACTCCTCCACCCGTCCGGCAGAGCTGGACCTGTCGCGCGAAGAGCGCTTTGTCAAATGGCTGGCACTGGACGTGCTCAGCACCCAGGCAGGCAGTGCCACTGACGATGCTGGTGTGGTGGAGTTTGTCGCCCGCTACAAAGTCAACGGCCGTGCCCAACGGTTGCATGAAGTCAGCCGCTTTCGCAAGGAAGACGGCCGCTGGTTCTATGTGGATGGCGATGCCGAAGAAGGCTGA